A window from Leguminivora glycinivorella isolate SPB_JAAS2020 chromosome 16, LegGlyc_1.1, whole genome shotgun sequence encodes these proteins:
- the LOC125234929 gene encoding uncharacterized protein LOC125234929: protein MSPKIKTKICSGCDGGISDTKNMLICKTGACQKVFCKLCIPIELSLAEKNVWTCPNCKATSKRGGDNSSTPVRTTQYDCNVTMRKQNKTSQQLQSTTGSGPEVDKSTAEPAMPQTPSLGTPGDLTELTSEIKLLRGDMSNLRNQLSSALDSLAKCQTRMDEINGKLADTERRLQALEDQQSQNVRIKATLQDLENKYNMQAQLALRNEIEIIGCPEIKNENLHHTTMAIATKIGISVSELDIDFVSRVGPIRKQSSNESSQAPRPVIVRFARRKDQRAGGPGKLQILLDSKWIHLQKKARRCRGHQDHQLRLYRPRLWISTAA, encoded by the exons ATGTCACCCAAGATCAAAACAAAGATATGTTCTGGCTGTGATGGGGGAATATCGGACACTAAAAATATGCTGATATGTAAAACGGGAGCCTGTCAAAAGGTCTTTTGCAAACTTTGCATTCCAATTGAACTATCTTTGGCAGAAAAAAATGTCTGGACATGCCCAAATTGCAAAGCTACGTCGAAAAGAGGCGGCGATAACTCCTCGACTCCTGTTCGTACGACGCAGTACGATTGTAACGTCACAATgcgtaaacaaaacaaaacgtcTCAACAACTACAGTCTACAACGGGATCGGGACCAGAGGTGGACAAGTCGACGGCGGAACCCGCAATGCCCCAGACACCTTCTCTAGGGACTCCCGGTGATCTGACTGAGCTAACGTCAGAAATAAAACTTTTACGTGGTGACATGTCAAACCTCAGGAACCAACTATCTTCTGCTTTGGACTCCCTGGCTAAGTGCCAAACCCGTATGGATGAAATAAACGGCAAACTCGCAGACACCGAGCGCCGGCTGCAGGCTTTGGAGGACCAGCAATCGCAAAATGTACGCATTAAGGCTACATTACAGGACCTTGAAAACAAGTACAACATGCAAGCACAACTTGCTTTAAGAAATGAAATAGAAATCATCGGTTGCCCAGAAATCAAAAacgaaaatctacatcacactACAATGGCCATAGCCACCAAGATTGGTATCAGTGTATCGGAACTAGACATAGACTTTGTTTCAAGAGTGGGACCCATAAGAAAACAATCCAGCAACGAGTCTAGCCAAGCACCACGGCCTGTGATTGTACGTTTTGCCCGCCGGAAG GACCAGAGAGCGGGCGGGCCAGGCAAACTTCAAATACTGTTGGACTCGAAGTGGATTCATCTACAGAAGAAAGCGAGACGGTGCAGAGGCCATCAAGATCACCAGCTACGACTGTATCGACCGCGTCTTTGGATCTCCACAGCAGCCTAA